The Rosa rugosa chromosome 1, drRosRugo1.1, whole genome shotgun sequence genomic sequence GTAGTGTGGTCTGGCAGTAAGAAATTTATTCAGCATCAAATCATCTTGATCACACTGGTCATGCAATAACTTACCTGCCTTTTAGCATCGTTCTCTACTTAAATTAGTTGGAGTAATCCGTTGTAATTAATTCAACCACTTTTGATCTTTCATTTTCAGTCCTATAATGCACAATGTATGTCCTGCACTGCTCCTGCTTAATGCGCTCAAGGCTCATGACTTGTGTTTGCTTAATGTAGGTATGCCTGGTATGACTGCCTATGCTGGTTTTTATGAGATCTGCTCTCCTAAGAAAGGAGAGACAGTCTTCGTTTCAGCAGCATCAGGAGCGGTAGGTCAGCTTGTTGGCCAATTTGCCAAGTTGGCCGGATGCTATGTTGTTGGGAGTGCTGGAAGCAAAGACAAGGTAGCAATTACTACTTTGTGATCAATATCAAATTTGTTTTAATTAGAATTCTGGGGATGCAACTTAGCTGTATATATGATTATTAGAAAATATGTGTTTTAGTACTGTATGATTATTAGTCATTATGGGGATTGTACTATTTGAATTGACTTGTCTTGTTTTGTTTCGTGTTGCCTTTTTAATATGATATGTCATTTTGCATGTTAAGGTTGATTTGCTGAAAAACAAGTTTGGCTTTGACGGAGCCTTAAATTATAAAGAAGAACCTAACTTGGATGCAGCTTTGAAAAGGTTAGTAGTATATGGTTTTATTATCAGAATCCAATTACAGTACTAAAGCTTGACTTTACTATCCTAACTACAAGGACCATTTCTTTGAAAAAAAGTATTTCAACATGTATGCCCCCTTCCCTCCCTGAATAGTAGAAAGGAATCTGAAATCGGTCAAATCATTCCATCTCTTGAAGCAGAGAGTGAACAcaagaaactaaagaaaatgaaagGTCTCACTATAGTAGAGTTGAGGTGGATCTTTGTCATAATCTTCCTACATATGTTCCATTTTTGGGCCTTCACGTGCATATTTAGTCTCATAAATGTTcaatttttctttaataaatatCAGGTACTTTCCTGAAGGAATTGATATATACTTTGAAAATGTTGGGGGAAAGATGCTTGATGCAGTGCTACTGAACATGAAGATTGGTGGCCGAATCTCAGTTTGTGGGATGATCTCACAGTACAACCTTGTGCAACCTGAAGGTGTACAGAATTTAATGTATCTGGTGTCTAAACAGCTGCGCATGGAAGGCTTCCTGGTTACTAAATACTTTCCTCTCTACGGAAAGTTTCTCGAATTGGTTCTGCCTCACATAAAAGAAGGGAAGATTACCTACGTGGAAGATGTTGTTCAAGGGCTGCAGAATGCTCCATCGGCTCTGCTTGGTCTCTTCGCTGGCCGCAATGTAGGAAAGCAGGTGGTTGTTGTTTCCCGAGAATGAATGGTTACTTCATCCTCAACTCCAACTCCATCGATGAATTTATCTAAAGACCGAACCTTTAGCTATAGGCCCATAGCCTAGCCATATGGTTGTAAAACTTTACATACAAAACTTTATTTTTTGGCAAGATAAATAAATATAGTCTGATGGATGCACTATTTGGATGTTTCATACATGAAAGGTGTCTATTTTGTTTCTTGTTCTGCTTAAATTATAGTTacccttttttctttgttctgtttACTGCACATCTGCTGAAGAAGTTGTGCATATTCTAAATCTCCAGGGACGGTTGTATTCAACAATTTAGAAGTCAAATATgaattcatgttttttttttttttttgaatgcgACATGTTCTTTTTATATAGTAAATAGGAAATATTATGAACATTTgtacaatcaaatcaaatcacatCACAACTGCCAAGAGCAAGATTACAGAATATATATGTGGCCACAGAAAAACGTTTTACTGGTGTAAAAAAAACTGGAATCATTGGTTTAACAAGGACGTATGCACCGACGTATTGTCATTGCCGCATTTCCCAATCCAAACGTGaaaaatgtcaaatttattgtCCTCCATCTTTTTGATTCTAAACGTGAAAATTCCCTAGAGAGCTGCACCGCTACTAGTAAGGTAagacataaatatatatatatatatatatatatatatagagagagagagagagagagagagagagagagagagacaaaagaGGCAATTACTAGTCATTCATCTGTTTCTCGGCGTTGCTCACAGCGCCTCTTCTTCCTTCTAGACACAGAGAGAGAAGCTGCGAACCAAATTGGTAGTTATGGCGAGTGGAGAAGAAGTGAGGAACAAGCAGGTGATATTCGGAGACTATATCACCGGCTTCCCCAAAGAATCCGACCTCAAATTGACCACTGCCACTACCAAACTCAAGCTTCCAGAAGGTTCGACTGGCCTCCTCGTCAAGAACCTCTACTTGTCCTGCGATCCTTACATGCGAAGCCGTATGACCAAGCACGACAGGCCCACTTATGTCCAATCTTTCACGCCCGGCTCGGTCAGTACTGCGCTCCCACCGCCCTTCACCGTTTTTATAAAGATATATATCCCTTTTGTTTATTATTTCTGTGTAAAGTTTCCTTCTTTGGTGATGTGGATCTGATCTGATGAGAATTTTTTAATTCGAGGGGTTACCCAGGATAATGATATAAAATCCTAATGCACGAGTGGATTTggattaaaaacaaaaaaaaaaaagtgtgattTTTTCAGAGATTTACATGTCTGTGTGAAGCTAATTAATTAGAGAAGATGTGGTTTGATTTGAATGTTGCAGCCTGTAACTGGTTATGGAGTGGCTAAAGTCCTGGAATCTGGGGATCCAAAGTTTAAGCCAGGGGACTTGGTTTGGGGTCACACTGGTTGGGAAGAATATAGTGTCATCACCACAGAGTCTCTGATTAAGATTCACCACACTGATGTGCCTCTCTCTTACTATACTGGACTTCTCGGTATGCCTACTTCTCCtactttctatttttaattcctttaaCTAACTGGTTCTGTTACTTACAGACCCCCCAAGTCTATTATGCTGATTCGATTGGCCATAACCCCTTGACTTAAGTTGGGGCATTACTTATTTGTGTCACTGTCACTGATTGTATTAGCTCCTTGTTATATATGAGCATATGTCGGAAAAGTTTCATGCTAAAGTCACAAGTCAACAGACTGTGTCAATATTATATTCGTTTAATGATTATATATGCTTCCCTCATGAAATTATTCTTTATGTATTGATCTCTTGTTGGAGTCTACTGGTTGTTTGGGCTCATCTGGCCTATTCATATGTTATGTAGGTATGCCTGGAATGACTGCTTATGCTGGTTTTTATGAGATCTGCTCTCCTAAGAAAGGAGAGACAGTCTACATTTCAGCCGCATCTGGAGCAGTAGGTCAGCTTGTTGGCCAATTTGCAAAGTTAACAGGTTGTTATGTTGTTGGGAGTGCTGGAAGCAAGGAAAAGGTGAGTCACTGGTACTCCACAGATCAACGAATGTTTTAGTTGGGATTCCATACCTGTGACTCAATTGCATGACTGTTTATGTTAAATGTGTTGAAATATGTCTATAGTGATGTCTTTTCTAAAATTCTCTATAGTGATGTACCAAATTCTGGGAATTCAAAGATGGAAACATACATACATTACTACATGGTTTAGGATGACCGGCCAATGCTCTTTTACCTACATTACTACATAAAAATCAATTTaattaggggggtgtattcatttaagagtctacaagatttttttgtattttagaagtttatgggtattcaattgagattttaaacaatcctttaaaatcttaatgtattcaattaagatttaaaattatccattcaaatctgctgatattcaaaagtatacggatttttaaggatttcattaaatgctggattttagaggattttatagtgcattttatacatatcaaacctcaaaaacaatccaaccacttcccaaaagattttgatggattctttcgcactcaaaaaatgaagaagtaggtgacactcatccattttgtcttagacctatTTTCCAATGTACTATCTtcctctgcctctgctctcatctaataattttttattttatttttatcactatagctctagAAACCTTAATCGTTATAGCTAactaagctcactttcaatggtattattaagatgatacatgcacacatgattcttttgtaaattagatatgaaatcaATTATGttattagtttactactttattttttgtgaaaCATTTTGGCTGGTTAGTTTTCGCTTAttgttcatatatcattatacacaacataaagaatggtagctTGCCATACTTTCTCGTCATTGATATAACATTATATATGGATCCAACTATCCATTGcttaattaaagaagaagaagaagaagaaaaaaaaaaaaactaacctaccaaaaacatcataaggatctgtaaaatctaaacaaatactagtaaatcaatccattagaatcaatcagagtccatatagaatttaaacaatccgtggattaagtaaatccatggattataaaaactcaaacgaagtcttttaaaatctgaattgaatataCCCCCCTTAGTCTTATTCTGGTACCTGCAGCACTCAATTAAAGCAGTTCTACTGTTGTGTCGCCTCATCTGATTGAACAACTCTAGTTATGAAAGTATAGCACATACATGATATGTCTCTACATGGTACATAGAAAGTAAATCCAATGACTTATATGGTGTCATTCTACGTTTAGTATCCAATATTCAATTGACCTTGTTACCCTTTTTATCTACTGTGTTAATATGTGGATATACTATTTCTTGGAGCTAAGGTTGATCTGCTGAAGAACAAATTTGGATTTGATGAGGCTTTCAACTATAAAGACGAACCTGACCTAGATGCAGCTTTAAGAAGGTGAgaatgtaatatatatatatatatatatatatatatatatatatatatatatatatatatatatatatattcttggtCAGGATCCAAAATATTCTTAATGCTTTGACTTAGTCTAGGATTCTTGTTTATTCTAATTATGCTGACACTAGACTGGTTAGTTTGTCCAATATTGAATTTGGAGGTACAACCCCTCAACAGACTAATACAAGAGTCTGAATCCAATCCCAATCCAGAACACAAGGGGGAAAAAAAGTATCTTTAGTCTCATGGCATGTGCCTCATTATGGGAATTTACATCTTGTTTAAATGTGTTGTTTGCTTACCTGCAGGTTCTTTCCAGATGGTATTGACATTTACTTTGAAAATGTGGGGGGAAAGATGCTTGATGCAGTGCTACCAAACATGAGGCTGAAAGGGCGAATAGCTGTGTGTGGGATGATCTCACAGTACAACCTCGAGCGGCCTGAAGGCATACATAATTTGATGTCTCTGATTGTTAAGCAGGTCCGAATGGAAGGCTTCCTGGTCTTCAGTTACTATCATCTGTACGGAAAGTTTCTTGAAACAGTGTTGCCTTACATAAAAGAAGGGAAGATAACATATGTGGAAGATGTAGTTGAAGGCCTTGAGAATGCTCCAGCGGCTCTAATTGGGCTCTTTTCTGGCCGCAATGTGGGAAAGCAGGTGGTTGTAGTTTCCAGAGAGTGATTACGTACTCATCCAGCTCCATCCGTACTTCTGAAGTccaagtgtttagctttatgtTAAAAATTTAAGTTGTCTAAGCCTTCGTGTATATTAAGAACTTGTTAGCTTGCTCTAGAAATTGCATTTTGCGTGACGACTCTCCTTAAATAAATGTGGTATGATTTTCACAATAATATTTACACTATATTATGAAGTATGAAGAGAACAACAGTATGCGATATGAGAACAAGATATGAACACACACTCaccaatttttaagctgaattGCAATTTTTGAAATGACACCATCCTTGTACATACAAGGTGAGTAGGCGACTCTTGTAGGTAGACCTAGTTCAAGCGAAGACATAACATGGTAAAACCCTTCAAAGCGAGTTTAGTGCTAAAcaagtaaaagaatttccaaaaaGAGAAACGAAGAATAGTACATGCTCGGAAGAAAACGAAGAATACTGATAGTGCTAGGTTGATAGAAGACAAGCCCTCCGCCCTCCATTTCTGAAGGGAAATCAAACTCTTTTCTTCTGTGTTAACCGATCTCTGTGCAGTAATGTTATAAAATGGCAAATTGGCAAGTGGCAactaatattttttgtttttgtgtttgtttttggtCATAAAGGCCCATTGGTCGGTCGGGTTGTAGTTTATTTGGGCTCTGTAAGTTAGTCGGTAACGGCTGGGCTGGGCCCTCCGGAGGGATGGTGGATGACGTTGGCGCCAACGTCGTCTGAGTCTGAAGTGTGAACATATTTTTCTTTCGATAGCAAAGTCAAAATGGAGTAGCCATACCAGTCTGCCAGCGATACCCATATGTGGAATGTGTAACCATTCTGTCTTTTATCCATTTCTTTCCATATAAATACAGCTGACTACGTCTACACACACGTACGTACCAACAGCAACAACCAAAGCCTATCAGAAAAAACAGCAACAACGTACAAAAGCATTGCAATTTGATCACATCCTTTGTAGTTTGTAGTTTGTACCATCTCCATCTCGATCTCGATCTCGATCTCGATCTCAATCTCAAGAGCAACTAGCTTAATGGCGACTCCCTCTGAACTGATCAGCAACAAGCAGGTGATACTGAGAGACTATGTCACCGGCTTCCCCAAAGAATCCGACATGGAATTGCGCAGTTCGGCCACAACCACACTGAAGCTGCCACAAGGTTCCACCGGGGTTCTCGTCAAGAATCTCTACTTGTCCTGCGATCCTTACATGAGAAACCGCATGACCAAACGTGAAACTGCCTCTTATGTCGAAACTTTCCATCCCGGTTCCGTCAGTACTCTATCTCTACCTAATTTTCATTAATTTCGGAATTGATCGTATCCGGCATTTTGATATTCAaattttgtttatatatatgcatgtgcaGCCTATAACCGGATTTGGAGTGGCTAAAGTTTTGGAGTCTGGGGATGCAAAGTTTGAGCAGGGCGACTTGATTTGGGGGATTACTGGCTGGGAAGAGTACAGTCTCATCACTGCAACACAGTCTCTCTTTAAGATTCACCACGACCCCAATATTCCTCTCTCTTATTATACTGGAATTCTCGGTATATGCCCTCCCTTCCCctattaatatatattaatttattatATTGTACCTATTTCAAATTTGCAATTCAGTACTTGTGTCATTCAAAAATAAATCTTTTTACATAATTGTGTCACTGATTGCATGTATTGGATAATTGTTgtatgtttatttttgagaGTCAACTTTAATGGTCAGAATGCATGAGTCAGAATCTTCTCCTTTCCTTGTCTGATCAATGATGTTCCCTCTAAAACGAATTCTGCTCATTTTAATTTCCAGATGCCTACAAGTAACAACTAGTGTGATACTTAAGTAGATATCAATCCTCACACATCTTTCAGTGACCACATTCCTGTTCATATTCAAGTTAGGTAATTAAAGGAAATTGCTTCAGCATCAAAGAATTAATTTTGATCCTATTGGTCATGCTGCAATTTACTCACCTGGATGTATATGATATATTGTTCTCTGCTTGAGTGCACTTGTTGCTGTAATTAATGCATCCAACTAACTATAGTGAAAAGTGTATTCAACATGATATCTGCCTTCTTCAGGCTTGAGGCTTAAGGATCATCTACTCTATTCCTTCTGTTATGTAGGTATGCCTGGAATTACTGCTTATGCTGGTCTTTATGAGCTTTGCTCACCTAAGAAAGGAGAGACGGTCTATGTTTCAGCAGCATCTGGAGCAGTAGGTCAACTAGTTGGCCAGTTTGCCAAACTCATGGGTTGCTATGTTGTTGGAAGTGCTGGAAGTAAAGAAAAGGTGATCCATCAGTCATTGATTTTTGTTATCAATGCCAACTACAATATTAGTTTTCGTAAATCGTAATACAGTTTTACTATTTTCAATCAACTTGCCTTCCTGCTTTAACACTATATATCATTTCTGTGACTTAGGTTGATTTGCTGAAGAACAAGTTTGGGTTTGACGAGGCTTTCAATTATAAAGAAGAATCTAACTTGGATGCAGCTTTGAAAAGGTTAATATTCTTTATAGATATACATACTGGACTTCCCACATTGTCGGTGTTTTCTTGCAACTAGTCCTAGTCTGATATGTATCATTTGCTTTAAAAACCAGGTACATTCCTGAAGGTATCGATATATACTTTGAGAATGTTGGGGGAAAGATGCTTGATGCAGTGCTACTAAACATGAGATTCCGTGGCCGAATTGCAGTTTGCGGGATGATCTCACAGTACAACCTTGAGAAGCCTGAAGGTGTACATAACTTAATGTCTCTGATCTCCAAAGAGGTCCGGATGCAAGGTTTTGGTGCTTTTAATTACTATCATCTGTATGGCAAGTTTCTTGAAATGGTCCTGCCTCACATAAAAGAAGGGAAGGTTATGTACGTGGAAGATGTAGTTGAAGGCCTTGAGAGCGCTCCGTCGGCTCTGGTTGGACTCTTTGCAGGTCGCAATGTAGGAAAGCAAGTTGTTGTTGTCTCCCGGGAATGATCAAATCCTATTCCTAACCTGTACGTGACCCTTGATTAATTTTCTGTACTATTAGCAGTTATCATATTGTGAAGGAGTGTGAGAGCTGTATCATTTTCATAATTATAGATGTAAAAATATACATCTCCACCTCGTATGTATATTTGGAAGTTACTTCTACAGGTTTTGTGAGAGCTACGTTCCCTTTGAATAATACAATGTGTCTGGCCTTTGCAATTGGGGAAGTGGGGACTCTTTTAGAAATGCAGTTTTAATGAGGGAAATCTGATGATCATCCCGAGTAATGATCAAGTATCGATAACTGGTGTTCCAGTAGCTTAGCAAGCTGAATGGTCATAACAATATGTAGGTACAATTCTTGTACATatcgtattggcattcccatacaaaactaTGACAAAGCCCTTTACTGATCTCTGAGAGTCACAGGTAATTGCATCAGTTTTATGTggagtccgattttggaaagtaggttttaggttttatgtATTTATGTCTTTAAAAGATTTTTCTGAGTGTTAAAATCGTGGTGTTGATGCCCTAGGGTTTTTAGGACTTGTCTATTCCTAATTGATTTCCCTTAAGATTTGTTGGAGTTCATATATGGGAAGTTTCTTTCCAAATTAATTGGgaattagggtagaatctttgcatctgttgaaggaatatcgatttagtgtgccttatcaaactaggagtagcaataggagagaaggttctagatttcccaatcctacacggattggtattccttgtaacattagaactagcactttgtaatccctatatatagggctcctattctcaataataata encodes the following:
- the LOC133708175 gene encoding 2-alkenal reductase (NADP(+)-dependent)-like — its product is MATPSELISNKQVILRDYVTGFPKESDMELRSSATTTLKLPQGSTGVLVKNLYLSCDPYMRNRMTKRETASYVETFHPGSPITGFGVAKVLESGDAKFEQGDLIWGITGWEEYSLITATQSLFKIHHDPNIPLSYYTGILGMPGITAYAGLYELCSPKKGETVYVSAASGAVGQLVGQFAKLMGCYVVGSAGSKEKVDLLKNKFGFDEAFNYKEESNLDAALKRYIPEGIDIYFENVGGKMLDAVLLNMRFRGRIAVCGMISQYNLEKPEGVHNLMSLISKEVRMQGFGAFNYYHLYGKFLEMVLPHIKEGKVMYVEDVVEGLESAPSALVGLFAGRNVGKQVVVVSRE
- the LOC133708149 gene encoding 2-alkenal reductase (NADP(+)-dependent)-like — translated: MAEVKNKQVILKEYVSAGLPKESDMAVVTTTTKLKIPEGSGGVLVKNLYLSCDPYMRSRMTKRDSASYVDPFNPGEPIIGFGVAKVLESGDAKFKQGDLVWGMTGWEEYSLITSIQYLFKIPTTDLPLSYYTGILGMPGMTAYAGFYEICSPKKGETVFVSAASGAVGQLVGQFAKLAGCYVVGSAGSKDKVDLLKNKFGFDGALNYKEEPNLDAALKRYFPEGIDIYFENVGGKMLDAVLLNMKIGGRISVCGMISQYNLVQPEGVQNLMYLVSKQLRMEGFLVTKYFPLYGKFLELVLPHIKEGKITYVEDVVQGLQNAPSALLGLFAGRNVGKQVVVVSRE
- the LOC133708173 gene encoding 2-alkenal reductase (NADP(+)-dependent)-like, which codes for MASGEEVRNKQVIFGDYITGFPKESDLKLTTATTKLKLPEGSTGLLVKNLYLSCDPYMRSRMTKHDRPTYVQSFTPGSPVTGYGVAKVLESGDPKFKPGDLVWGHTGWEEYSVITTESLIKIHHTDVPLSYYTGLLGMPGMTAYAGFYEICSPKKGETVYISAASGAVGQLVGQFAKLTGCYVVGSAGSKEKVDLLKNKFGFDEAFNYKDEPDLDAALRRFFPDGIDIYFENVGGKMLDAVLPNMRLKGRIAVCGMISQYNLERPEGIHNLMSLIVKQVRMEGFLVFSYYHLYGKFLETVLPYIKEGKITYVEDVVEGLENAPAALIGLFSGRNVGKQVVVVSRE